One window of Triticum dicoccoides isolate Atlit2015 ecotype Zavitan chromosome 5A, WEW_v2.0, whole genome shotgun sequence genomic DNA carries:
- the LOC119300803 gene encoding uncharacterized protein LOC119300803 has product MGRRGGRGGGGVGGRGRRDERPGGGCDVKGMRDRRPDDMGIRDRRPENRPHCSAGRSPSPGYRLRRSPRSRSPSPGYRPRHSPRGPSPHHRLRRSRSLDHRGRRSRDDDGERNLPRRGQGDYGREPFHQERDRCSPRGSHDGRGDRGSRASYVGRSERGPNRNFDSRGDCVTSGRYDAPPDYMLPEHPYDQGRAAKNASDFFGGPGDRSINNGHGFYGEDAMKLRVSSTGLGRTSSMYLDSRSPLPPPPTISLAPRTMYPSVPLRETGFLTGSSMVKGGESLGAGSTRLPQDDTRFHYPDHLPGPYVGNREIERLGPSRDVLSDRDRELDRLYSSRGVYGSDITPSMQLKRYAGSSPFVLAKDSPYRVHGGGYEPSNCYAMDDISKPGSLGHGSGQVHRFSESSLEHLSGHDDKISLDITSQTHSKYPPTTASMEYDADGYGRRGPENDTYFAFGNFRGNCSRDSRSSPRHTLVSSPLTDLKDERSNAQVRLSRRMGEDAEYNTYHNYHRDTPTGYPKPRNAHVRYSRSPETYPLELARQPVRQREFASLENGCQSSHLEVSPVAYRRGSRGAAYSTRDMDMYQADGPLGREYYNDEIGLEHYNDEIDPYDLSPEKLSRRSCDIVDDEDGYDARYDMSSSHNVFSRIALPDNMNDEWIDAEEGNHPHPNGLAHGRSKYKPMSQRLSRPIVQPQIGGSAMLGRGRGGGWTKSAKKRLRVGLPQFHGGYTSERNESVRPNKFTKLSEDNQKRTEPDYEDAPDEEDLSVQKDPPEGSEEFSKQVHQAFLKFSKILNESPTMQKRYREAPKGSLSCRVCGSVARKFPDIDALMSHAYDTHKPGLKTKHLGFHKALCVLMGWNWHVAPDTSKAYQSVPAEEVNAMKRDLMVWPPVVLIHNSSITNNAKIAEAKTVTIEEIEGVLADIGVACDKAKISQGRPANQSVFVVKFLPTISGFQEAMRIHDHFSSENHGKEELHQILCEKGKSSVPADKLEELLYAHIALAEDLGYLDEETKKRCVVRSKNDIEARADATLNLDT; this is encoded by the exons ATGGGACGCCGGGgcggacgaggaggtggaggggtgggagggcgcggACGAAGGGACGAACGGCCAGGAGGTGGCTGCGACGTCAAGGGCATGCGCGATCGCCGCCCTGACGACATGGGTATACGGGACCGCCGGCCCGAAAACCGCCCCCACTGCAGCGCTGGTCGTAGCCCCTCCCCGGGCTACCGCCTTCGCCGCAGTCCTCGCAGCCGCAGCCCCTCCCCGGGCTACCGTCCTCGACACAGTCCTCGCGGCCCCTCCCCGCACCACCGCTTGCGCCGCAGCCGTTCTCTGGACCACCGCGGAAGGCGCTCGAGGGATGACGACGGCGAACGTAACCTGCCCCGCCGCGGGCAAGGGGACTACGGGAGGGAACCCTTTCACCAGGAGCGCGATCGCTGCAGCCCGAGAGGAAGCCATGATGGTCGCGGCGACCGCGGTTCAAGAGCAAGCTATGTCGGTCGCAGCGAGCGTGGCCCGAACAGGAACTTTGACAGTCGTGGCGACTGTGTGACTAGCGGGAGGTATGATGCTCCACCGGACTACATGCTCCCAGAACATCCATACGACCAGGGGCGTGCTGCCAAGAATGCAAGTGACTTCTTTGGAGGCCCTGGTGACCGGAGCATTAACAATGGGCATGGGTTTTATGGGGAAGATGCCATGAAACTCAGAGTTAGTTCCACGGGGTTGGGAAGGACTAGCTCAATGTACCTGGACAGCAGGTCGCCTCTGCCTCCACCACCTACAATTTCATTGGCTCCTAGGACAATGTACCCCTCGGTGCCACTTAGAGAGACTGGATTCCTCACAGGGAGTTCAATGGTGAAAGGTGGGGAGAGCCTTGGCGCTGGAAGTACCCGGTTGCCTCAGGATGACACCAGGTTTCACTACCCTGACCATTTGCCTGGCCCATATGTTGGGAACAGAGAAATTGAAAGGCTTGGCCCTAGTAGAGATGTGCTTAGTGACAGGGATCGAGAATTGGATAGGCTTTACTCTAGTAGGGGCGTGTATGGTTCGGACATCACACCATCTATGCAGTTGAAGCGATATGCTGGTTCTTCACCATTTGTACTTGCCAAGGACAGCCCATACCGAGTGCATGGTGGAGGTTATGAGCCAAGCAATTGCTACGCCATGGATGACATAAGTAAACCAGGTTCCTTGGGACATGGGAGTGGTCAGGTTCACAGGTTCTCAGAAAGTTCACTAGAGCACCTCAGTGGTcacgatgacaagatatcactggaCATCACAAGTCAAACACACTCTAAGTATCCACCAACAACTGCATCCATGGAATATGATGCAGATGGATATGGTAGAAGGGGTCCAGAAAATGACACATATTTTGCTTTTGGGAACTTCCGTGGAAATTGCTCACGGGATTCAAGGTCTAGCCCCAGGCACACATTGGTCTCATCACCTTTGACAGACCTCAAGGATGAAAGGAGTAATGCACAAGTGAGACTATCCCGCAGGATGGGAGAGGATGCAGAATACAACACATATCATAATTATCATAGAGATACACCCACAGGTTATCCCAAGCCAAGGAATGCTCATGTACGCTACTCACGCTCTCCTGAAACTTACCCTCTTGAACTTGCAAGGCAACCAGTTCGACAACGTGAGTTTGCTTCATTGGAGAATGGCTGTCAGTCAAGTCATCTGGAAGTTTCTCCCGTGGCTTATAGAAGAGGATCCCGGGGAGCTGCATATAGTACTCGTGATATGGATATGTACCAAGCTGATGGCCCACTAGGACGAGAGTATTACAATGATGAAATTGGACTAGAGCATTACAATGATGAGATTGACCCATATGACCTATCACCTGAGAAATTGTCAAGAAGAAGTTGTGATATCGTTGACGATGAAGATGGATATGACGCCAGATATGATATGTCATCGAGTCATAATGTTTTCTCAAGAATTGCTTTGCCAGACAACATGAATGATGAATGGATTGATGCTGAAGAAGGTAATCATCCTCATCCTAACGGGTTAGCTCATGGGCGCTCAAAATATAAGCCTATGTCTCAGAGGCTGTCCAGACCTATAGTCCAGCCACAAATTGGGGGATCTGCCATGCTtggaagaggaagagggggaggATGGACCAAAAGTGCGAAAAAGAGACTGAGAGTTGGTCTTCCTCAATTCCATGGTGGATATACATCAGAGAGAAATGAATCTGTTCGGCCAAACAAATTTACAAAGCTGTCAGAAGATAATCAGAAACGCACCGAACCAGACTACGAGGATGCACCTGATGAAGAGGATCTTTCTGTGCAGAAAGATCCACCAGAAGGTTCAGAAGAATTCAGTAAACAGGTTCACCAGGCCTTCCTCAAGTTCTCAAAGATATTAAACGAGAGCCCGACCATGCAGAAGAGATACCGTGAGGCACCAAAAGGATCTTTATCTTGCCGTGTATGTGGCAG TGTCGCAAGGAAGTTTCCAGACATTGATGCCTTGATGTCACATGCTTACGATACACACAAACCGGGTTTGAAAACAAAGCATTTAGGTTTTCACAAGGCACTCTGTGTTCTGATGGGGTGGAATTGGCATGTTGCTCCAGACACTTCTAAAGCCTATCAGTCTGTTCCCGCTGAGGAAGTAAATGCCATGAAGAGAGATCTGATGGTATGGCCTCCAGTTGTCCTGATACACAACAGCTCTATCACAAACAACGCAAAGATCGCCGAAGCAAAGACTGTGACAATTGAAGAAATCGAAGGTGTACTTGCAG ATATTGGTGTTGCATGTGACAAGGCAAAGATAAGCCAGGGAAGACCAGCCAATCAGAGTGTGTTTGTGGTCAAGTTCCTACCAACAATATCTGGATTTCAGGAAGCTATGAGAATTCACGATCATTTCAGCTCTGAGAACCACGGCAAGGAAGAACTCCATCAGATACTATGTGAGAAAGGTAAGAGTTCAGTTCCTGCTGACAAACTCGAAGAGCTGCTGTATGCACATATTGCGCTGGCTGAAGATCTCGGGTACCTGGACGAAGAGACAAAGAAGAGATGCGTTGTCAGGAGCAAGAACGATATCGAGGCCAGGGCAGATGCCACACTGAACTTGGACACGTGA